AGGGAAACTTTCTAACTGTGGCAGAGTTTGTTACCAGAACAGGGAGAAGTTTCACCAGAGAAACCACAGGGTTCTTTCCTTGAACTGCTTTTATCCTACAACCCACAAGCTGCTCCTTATGAATCAACACATGAACTGAAAGAAATCCAGCACCTTGTTTCTGATACGATCCCTCTTGATTGTATCCTCTTTTTTATCGTCTTTGGTTACTTTCTCAGATTTGTCCGTGCTGCTGGTAAAGTCTGTAAGAtcacttttctttcccttttctctcagtaagtctctctcctttttcacctcttcctcttttcttctaaaaacCTTCTCTTTCTCAAAGCGCTCTCTCTGCCTCCGACGCTCCTCTTCTTGGCGCCTCAGTTTCTCCCTCTGTGCTCTCTCATATTCTCTGTCTCTTTCAAAATCTCTATCTCGGTCCCTGTAGTCCTTTACACACTCATCTTCCGATCtgtataaaaacaaaactgaaaattaagcTCAAAAGATTCAtcagacagagctgggagatCAATGTAAAACTGGTGTAAACTGGCAACACGCAGACGACAGACTGGCAGGTGCTAGGGAGCTCGTGGGAAGCTGCAGTAACCCCAGTCATGCACCAGAGCCAGAGATGACACTGAGTGCTAGCACTTCCTCCCCTTCTGCTCACAGAGCTGGCAGAGTCTCCCCTGGCTTTGTAAAACACCTCAGTTTCTGTCTCATCTCTATTTCTCACATGGCAGAACTGAGCTTTGCACAGACCACGGAGCTGCTGAGAACTGCACCTTCCACGAGGCTGAAAGGGACTGGAGTGCTAACTGGAGTGCACCTCTCCTCTCACCAGGGTTAGAGTTCTCTCATTGCAAGGACAGtgctcccagcctgctgcaggtCACCTGCACCTGGGCTTCTTTTGAGACTTCCTACTGCCAgttgcaaaaaaatattaaaattgtcCACCAGTGAAGAACTGTCAGGTAACACAAGCTTTCTGTAACCACGGGGATGTGCACTGCCACAAAGAACACACCCCACGCCTTCTAtcagaaaagtaatttgaaagGAGTTTCAAAACATGGTCATGGCAGAGCAGGCTAAGCCTCAGAACCATCAGGAAACAagatatatatacatagatATATTTATAGCAAGTACTAGAATActtttttgccttctcttctTTTGTCTCCCCATCAGATCGTTTGGCAGATGCACTACTcgcatttttttcctccctcagagtttctttttccagtttcttggatttttcttttctctccaagtctttttcatctttttcaggCTTCTTAAGTagctacaaagaaaacagaagtctcAACTAAAAAGCTCACTCTAATACATATTGTCTGGCACAACACCGAAATTGCATCAAAGGAACCACAGTCCAGTAAGAAATAAACATTAAGGAAGTGGTACTACTGCAAACTGTAGGATTTCTAAAGCTGGAGTGTATGAGTAAGCATAATTCACACAGCAGACTAGGATTTTTCTCCTAAAACAGGCCAGTTTAGCTTAAAAATAGTCTCCATTCCATAGTGAATTCACAGTTCTGGTAACCACAGCATGTACAACAGTCACATGACAAAAGCTTTAAATATTCCTATGAAGCAGTACAGCATGTAAACCTTTACAATGCCTAATATTGACTGTTACAAAAAAAGTGGCAATTTACTAACACCAAGCTCATGAGATTCTTCACACAATACTCAAAGCACATTTTGAGAGACTGATATACAAATAATAGGGGAAAGGGAGTGTAACAGTTTATAATAAAGAACTGTTCTAGACCTTAATCTTTGGTTCTTCTTTTGatctgtctctttctttttctgggcATCTGTCtactttcttcagtttttctgcttcttttctctttcttctctcctcctctttccattttcttctttcctcttctctttgtctttttctttccagttccctcctcctcctctcctctcttttttcttctctcagtcTCTGAATGtgtgaaagcaaagagaaacagTGTGTTTCCACACCAGAAAACATCCCTTTAAGCCTAACAAGATGCCTGGCCACAAAGTGATCAAGTATTTAATCACCAAATAACTGACCTCAAAACCATTCCTAtcataaaagattaaaaaaagcatCATCTTGATTGTTCAGCTGTGAACCTGAACATgttacagcagcatttttttccccaagcataAACCTTGATCCAAACTGCCTGAAAAGGCCCAAAAACAACAGCAGCCTCAGCCTTTATCACTCTAGTCTTAATTAATCTGCCTCATCTGTGATTTTCTCCATTACTAAAGGTTACAATAGTACTATGTGCCAGGAGAATGACCACCTCCAGGGACCTCAGTAataactgcattaaaaatgaaagcattaaaaaggAATCAAGTTTGGCAGGGCCACAAGAGACTGTGACCAGAACACACAGAGAGCACCACCAGAGTTCCTGTAGTCTGAAATATGTGACCCAAATGTTAACAGTTCAGTGGGGTCAAAAGCATCTTCTTCAAAAGGAAGTGCAGAAAGGTACCAGTGCACACACTGCAACAGACACATCCAAGCTATAAACAAGCAAATTGTACTTGCAAGCAATGAGAAGATTCTGGAGAGAGGTCTtacctgtttatttttcaagaagttCAATAAAGGAGTGGTCTTTTTAGCTAGGGAATATataaaagaaatgtaaacaGTTTGCCTTATTGAATACTGCaacaccaacaacaaaaccctgtgtgaaatgaaataaatgaaatgaaatgaaatgaaatgaaatgaaatgaaatgaaatgaaatgaaatgaaatgaaatgaaatgaaatgaaatgaaatgaaatgaaatgaaatgaaatgaaatgaaatgaaatgaaatgaaatgaaatgaaatgaaatgaaatgaaatgaaggaGCCTTAAGGATTATCCAGCCTCTCTCCTCTCACACACTGCATCAAGTATTCCACCAGCAGCTGGTGGTGTCTTTAGGACACTAATATGACATCCAGTGCACCCATCTGTAGCAAGATATTCAGTCTGCATTAGGCTTTTCCTGGATTCTTTCACTTGGAAAGAAATCCCTGGAAGATGcttaaaaccaaagcatttttGTGGGATTTTACCTGACCACAGGACCTCTTTAACTCGTGCCTGCACAAAACATCACTGCTCACAGCATTCCAGCTCAAACATCACTGCATCTCACTGGGaggcagccccaccacagccctGTCTGGCTAATAAACCTCTGACCAGCAGTTTACAACCACAAGGAAGGTTATCATATAAAACTTAAACCCAGAAAAGAATAGAGAgcacagaagcaaaatgaaatgcagtgatAAACAGTAGCCTAAAGGTGTAACAAACACCAAGCTGACACACAAAAGAATTCAGTCTCCTCAAGGTTGAGAAATCAGAGCTTCAAATTAGACCACATGCATCTCCCTGTGCTCTAGGAAAAGGTAAGTGCAGCACACAGATTTCCATACCAATCAGCTCTTTGTTTCTTGCCTCTATTTCCTCCAACAAAGTTTCAGGAGTGGAGGTTAATTTTTCATCATCTGCACTGTAACTTTCCAAAAACTTCTTGTACTCTGGATctacaggggaagaaaaaagggaaaaaaaaaaagatatactGTAGCAAGGAAAGAATTTGCACTGCTCACTGCTGGAGGTCTGGGTGAGATCTAAGTCATGTTTATGGGTCACCTTTTCATAAGCTGACAGCTCTCAAATGAGCTGCTGCATGATGCTTGTTCAGGGCAATCCTACTTAATAGATTTACAGCTGACAAAGCAGTGCTAATAAGCTTCACACGTAATTAAGCAAACATTCTATTGATAAACTACAGTGTCACAGTAAAAACATCCAATTCAAATTACTTCTAGGACTTTCAAGCCTACACGTGCAGAACAAAGGAGCAAGCTGTTATACCATCTTCAATAGTTCCAGTTTTGGCATCCTTTTTCTTACTCTtcttttttgcagctttttggAAAGGTGCAAACTCAACTATGGCAGCATATTCCTGACCTGTtaagaggagaggggaaaaatacattaaaatagaGATGGAAGAGACACAAAGTAAGAGCATGTTGTCCATATCTAAAGCAGGCAGTTAAGCCTCACAGGATGCATGCAGTACCAGGAAGGACTGCTTGGGCAGCACAAAAACATTCTTGCATTTTGAAAGCCATTTAATAAGGCAACATTTTAGAGACAGCAGAATTCAAGACCTAAATCCTCTCACTATGTTAATAAAGCCATAATCTTGTTGCAGACTCACAACAAGAAGGCAGCCCTAGAATCAAGACTGCCTGTCACTGCCAGCTCAGCCACACCACACCACGAAATACCCTCAGCCTCCAGACTCTGCACTCATTGTGCAAgcacaagaaaacattttaagtaaaTGCAACTGAGGCAAATCTCAATTTTTGGCAAAATACAAGAGTGTAGCACATCACAGGAAGGCTTTAAAGTTCTCTCCTGGCCAGAATGCCACATTTATGGCTGCATAAATCCCACCTTGCTGTTGGGTTTGGCAAACACCGTGTGCTGTGACATTGTGACTGAAAAGATTCAGGTGTTACCACAGCCTGACAGGCAACCCTCCTAAAGAAGGAAGAATCTCATGCACAGAGCTTTGTGTCACACAGAACACCTGGCTGgctgaaatgcaaaaattgTACTTGGTTCAAGGTGAAACCTTGGAATccctggtttgggttggaagggaccttaagcatcatccagttccacccccctgcatgatcaggaacacctcccaccagcccaggctgctccaagccccatccaacctggacctgaacacttccagggatggggcagccacagcttccctgggcagcctgtgccagtgaagaatttcttatTAATACCTAATATGAATCTCTACTCTTCCAGCCTGAAACCATTCTCCCTTGTCttatcactccaggcccttggaaaagtccctctccagctttcctgtagcccttCAGGTACCAGAAGGCTGCTGTAAAGTCTCCCAAGTGCCTGCTGAAGCCAACAGGAAGGTTCTTGTTAAAGCATTTGATGAATATGTAAGTTTAGGGTCTATTGTTGAGAGACAGCTCTTAGTGCCACTCAATGCAAGCagtttcaaaatgcaaaattaaaagagaTGTACTAAAACCTCAACTTGTATTTAGAAAAAAGGTAAGTGGAGTCTAAACGTTGGGATGTTTAACCaattaattaaacaaaatattcGTTTCCTACAGAGAAATGTCCCCAGAGAGCAGTCACGTTCATGACTTAAGACTGCAAGGAACAAGCTGCTCCTTTTATTGAGTCAAGATGGCTCAGTTGTGAACTGGAAAAAGCAATAACTTGAATTAAAAACTGGCAAATATAAAAAAGTCCCCATGTTAGAAGCATACAGAACAGgtgagggaagcagcagagggtGGCATCATTAACCTCAGCTTCATTTAGCTTGGAGAGTGAAACCAACTGCCCACTTGCACTTCTCAGACTTCACACTGGGGCATGACAAGGCAAGGATGCACCTcagcaaggcagcagctgccctcTGATACCCCAACTGCCCCAACACACACTCCCACACTTCACTGGGTGTCACAACACACAAACACCAGAGAGAAACACACAGAATCGATCCCCACTGCTTTCCACAAAGCATGAGACATTCCCTTTGCCCTTTGGGATACTGCCTGGCGTTGGTGTGAGGCACCAGAGCCCATCGGATGGGCAGTGtcacccccacccctgcccccgGGGCACCGGGACAGACGGGGAGAGGCAGCCGAGCGCCTTCACTCGCCTTTGTGATCCACAAAAACGTAGCCGTCAAAGCGGTCCCTGAAGAGGACGATGTCTTCCTGGTTTTTGAAGTTGATGTAGGCTCTGGAGAACATGTGAGGGTACAAGCTGCGGAGAGACGGGAGCAGAGCGTGACTGACCGGGCAGCGGCGGAGCCTCCCGGGGCCCCACTGAGGaaacggggagggggggggagggaggggtcCGGCGGCCCTACCTGGAGTCGTTGGCGAAGAACTCGAAGTAGTCGTGCTCgggcaggggctggagatgctcctccagctgctccttcgTCAGGCTGGGCGGCAGCCTCCGGATCACCACCTGCGGCGGGCACCGGCGTTAGGGCGGCCGCAAACCGGGCACGGCCGCGCCTCCCGCTTCCCGGAGCGGCCCCGGCTCCCCCGGCTCCCCCCgctccccttctccttctcctcctccgcGGCCGCCGTACGAGTCCCGTTACCCGGGGATGGCGCAGGCCTCACCTTGCTGAGCGTCTCCTTCTTGTCCTTAGGCCGCTCCAGGCGGTCGAGCTCGGCGCCGCCGGTCCTGCCATCGGTGCCGGCGGTGGCCCCGGTCGCGGTCCCGGTTCCCAGCACTGTTCCCGGTCCAGCAGGCGGCCCCCGCCGCTCCTTGGGCCTGGCGTTCTCCTTGTCCTCCTTCATCCCGGGCCCCGGCACAGCGCCACCGGGCCCGCGCGCACATTGGCCGCCGCGCCTCTCGCGCGACTGCGCCTCACGGGGCCACGAGACGCGCCCCAGGCCGAGCCCCCcctgccccggccccgccggACTACAGCTCCCGGCATGCACCGGGACTTCCGGACTACAGCTCCCGGCATGCCCTGTGCCCCGGCGGTGCGGGGCAGGCCGGGAAGCGCGGCGGAGCAGTGCGGTGGTACCGGCGGGGATCCCGGAGCAGCAGCGAGGATGTGGTACGAGATCCTGCCCGGCATGGCCATCATGGGCATCTGCCTCAGCATCCCCGGCCTCTCCACCATCTTCATGCACCGCCTGTCCAACGGCGGCAAGGTCAGCGCGGGGCGGGGTCACCGGGACGCATGGGCCCcgcctctcccccccctcctttccccggTGACCCCGGGGCTCCGCTTCCCCCCGTGAACctctcccccccagctccttcttcaTCCTGGgctcccttccccctctgccccctcctctccccccccacgACTCTTCCTTGCTGAGATCCCCTTGGCACCCATCCCCTCCCCGCTCCCCCGCCCCTTCCCTCAGGACTCCCGAGGTGTCCCGGGGAGCCCCTTCCCGGGCTCCGTGTCACCCGTCTCTGTGGTGCCCGCAGGAGAAGCGGATCGCCCGGTTCCCCTTCCAGTGGGTGCTGATGGAGCGGGACCGGCGGATCTCGGGGGTGAACAAGTACTACGTGTCCAAGGCAGGTGCTCCGGGATTCACCTGGGCAGGGAACCGGGAGCCACgggctgctccccacagcccccagctctgGCCAGGGCTTCCCTCAGCCTCTGAGCTGAGAActgggggctctgggggctTTTTGGAGCTCACTCGCAGCTGCCCTCTCTGGGAATGTgcattttagtttgttttttttttttttttaattaggactTGGGTGTTGCAGAAGCAAACCTGTGTTAAGTCTTAACtcgatggggtgctgagacatatcatataaacagtaatatttatatattataaacatatataaacaataaacatataaacatataaacaataaacataaaaataatgatcactgaggccccttccaacctgacattccatgattttcagctatgctttctttttcttaaaaattggttggaaacagaagtgctgaggtactaacGGGCTGACTCCTGTgcttacctctgctgtcagagtggttccaaagaatgtttatctCTATGGTGATAGGtgctttataaataaatataaatatacacataaaTATACGTATAATTATacatttatattatattatattaaatattatatatatcttGTATGGTAGCAGTGCAAATGGCAAAGATACAGCTgatactgtttctttttcagggCCTGGAGAACATCGACTAAGGTGGCAGCATTTGGAGACCCCCCATACCTACACAAAGTGATTTAACTCTTTAATAAAGATGTGCACTTAATTCAACTCCTGTGTCTGTGTTGCTGTGGGGGGTTGACCCCAGCTGGATATTGGGTGCCCACCAAAACTGCTCTTACCACTCCACTCCTCAGCAATAACCACCATAACCAGAACAGACTTGACTTGGGGAAATTAGTTTGACTTGTTACCAATTAAATCAGAGTAgggtaatgagaaataaaaacaaaccttCAGCtactttcctcccttcttcccaggctcaaCTTCACTCAACAATTTTTTCTACCTTCTCCACTCACAGTGGCCCAGAGAGGGAATTGGGGTTGTGGTCTGTTCATCACACCTTgactctgctgctccttcctcctcacactcttcccctgctccatccctggatcCTTCCCATGGGAAACAgtccaggagctgctccagccatgggtccctcccacagggtgcagtccttcaggaacagactgctccagcctggctccCCTGCTCCAAACCTGCTCCAGGATGGGCTCCTCTTTCCATGTGTCCTTCCAGGAGTGCTCCAGCACAAGCTTCCTGTGGGGTCACAGCCTCCGTgaagcacccacagctccctggaaggaggaggaTAGAGAGAAGTTTGTTTTCAGCTGGGAGGGAACCCAACACACCTTTAGCAGCCTCCCAGGGGGGCATAAACCCACAACTGCTTGTGCTGCACTTGCTGAACTGTCTCACTTGAAGATGTGAGGTTAAACCAGTTTACAGGTGATATTCTAACTGGGGCAACGTCCCCTGAGAAGATGGAGGGAGTGGCAGCAATGGGATGGCAAGCACTGAATGAAGCAGAAACTGAAGATGTCAGGGGCCAAGTCAAGTGGCAAAATCGTGAGGTATTTGGTGGGTAGTGGGCAGTGCAGTGATTCCCCCAGATGCTGTAAGGAAAACTGAAGAGCTGCAAATGCCCAAGTCAAGGAAGGAGTGAAGAAATTATTGGGAACTTTAGGATTTTGCAGGAAGCAAGCACTTGTGTTTTCTCTAATTTTCTGTCCCTTGCCTACAGAAAGGCAAACCCTGGGAGAGGGTGAAGTGACCACGAAAATGTGGTCAAAACTCAGATGAAGAATTAAAACTGTCACTCACTGGGACCAGTACAACCCCCTAACCCCATTGCAGCCAAACGGGTTTTTACTGGTCCTGCTGTTCCAAACTGGCCCTGATGGGCCAAAGGGacctttctgctgctggcatttgaaaaaaaataaaacagaacaggaGGAATTTCCCCTCCCGGGGGATCCAGGAGCCCAGCGCTCCCGTTGCCATGGcaacaccaaacaaacactCCCGGGATCACCGGGGACCGGGGAGGTGACACAGGGACgggagctgctctgagcagtgagtggagctgagcagaggccgggaagggagcaggggagTCAGAGGGGGAAATGGGCCCACAGCTCTTCCTGCTGTCTCTGGAGAATCCTTCTCCAGCTGGGCCTGAAGCTTCTCAGCTGGGTCCAACTGTCTCTTGTGTGTTTCTGAAGGTGAAGACAACAGACAAGGGGGTGGAAAACGCTGCCAGTGAGGAGCAAACCTCACATTCTGATGGAAAATGGGAGAAGCAGTACAGAGGAACATCttccagagcaggaggaaaaagataaaggtaGGGTGTCTGCTCTATCTGCATATGTCAGGGTCTTCCTAGAAGGATTTATCAGCATTTTCTCTATTTTAGAAACCAAGTGTGTCATCAAAGATATTCAGTGGACCACAGGTGAAGACTTCACAgtagagagaggaaaggaacagATTGAGGAACTGATTTCTGTGAGTGACAATTTCACCCACTCACTCAGGTCACACCTTCCCACTGCTGAGGGCTGTGAAAAATGAGAGGAgagcagcaccacagctcctTTTTAGGACCTCCCTCCAGTCACCTCTGCTAGAGAGGGAATTCCAGTGCCACCTTTCTGTCCTGCAGACATGGGAGGTTCACGAGAGTTGGCTTCACTGGTCAGAATTCCTTCAGGAAGAAGAACTGAAGGACAGCAAGAGGTACCACTACAGAGTGTGCTGGAGCATGCCAACACGCAGGAAACCCATCCCACGAGCGACAGCAAGCATCTTCTTTGTTATAGAGATCTCCAAACTTAAACCTGCTGTAAGCACTCAGAAACAGCATGTAGCAACCCTGGAAGGGACAGGAGTCGGGGGAGTTCCTGAGGCAGGGAAACACCAGGGCAGTGGAGAGACCAGCCAGGAGCCCCAGCTCTGAGGAGAGAGGCTGAAGAGGCCTGGGCATTGCCAGAGCAGGAAATGTAGACATGGGGGAACTAGGAATCAGTTgctgaggggagcagagcaCAAAGCCAGAGGCAATATTGTGAGGACTGTCAGAAACATTACAGAGGATCTGGCAGGATCCCACATCTGCTTTCCTGCTCATACAGCTTCCCATGCTAAGCAACAGCAACTGCTTTGGGCAGCTGTAAAAAGGGCTGAGCAGGGGCAAGTTAAGGAAGTTAGGGAAATGTAAAAGTGAGAAACCTCGTGGGTTGAGATAAAAGTAGCTCaatgattaaaaagaaaaagaaatgcaaaggaaaatataaCCAGGAGAGAGCAACATAAAAACTAAGACAAGCAGTGCAATTTTCCACCACAAAGCAACCTGGTCCCTGACCACTGTCTCCCCCAAATACCTCACCCCtggttttattgctgagcatggGCTGGGATGTCCCTTGGGTCACTTGGgctcagctctccctgctctgtcccctcccaccTTCTTGTGCACCCCTGGTCACTGGCTGGGGGggtgtgaggagcaggaaaggCTTGGGCTCTGGGTCAGCACCACTCAGCAGTGACAGAACCAGCCCTGTGCTACCCActaaaccaaaattattctaatCTGTACCAGAAACATTGTGCAAGCACACAGGTTATTTCTGAAGAAGTAGAGAGCAGCTCTCACCTAATTAGTGTCTGCTTTTTGAGGTCCTGTATGTGAACTCTGCCctgtttctcctctctctcagaCCTCGCCTGTGGAGGTGTTCTTCACTCTGGAGTCCAGCAGGCTGATTCACAGGTAAATGTAATTATTCTTCCACCACTAACACAACCTGGGAGCTTCTAGCAAGCTTTCctatgccaaaaaaaaaaaaaaccaaaccaacaataaaaaaacagggaggagaCTGAAGTAAGGAAGCTTGTAGTGATAGCAGAGAGGTGGAGGAAGCTGTCAAAACCTTGCTATGCAAAACTTACCATGAGCTTCACTCCAGCACACAGATGGACAGGCACCCCATGAGCTGTTTCCATAAAGCATTTTTCCTGGGATTACACAGGTAGAGGTGCCTTTTTTCAGCAAACAGGATTGCCCTGTGAGTAACAGCCTGCTGGCCAAACTTGGATGCAATATTCTTCTTTCCATCCACCCTCTTTTTATTCCATCCTCCAGGCCAGAGCAGTGTCGGTTTAGAGAAAAGTGGCTTAAGGACatcattgaaaataaattaatcctCATGGAAAGGTCTCATCTCCAAAACAGCTCCAACTGACCAGCACCAAGACTCTCCTGGTATTTTGTGGAGAATCAAACAAACCCAATGAGAAAAGAATGGCTCCTTCTCATTAGCATTTCTGCTTTGTGGATACATTAAATCTGTGCAACATCAACTGCAGCCTGACCTGGGAGCTGGTGCCTTGCAGGAATGGGAGGGTGTGCCAGGACAGAACCAAATTCCAGAGTGTAAacaggaagaggcagctgggctggatggGCTGCTTGTGAACACCAAGTCTGCACAACTCCAGGGCAAATGTtacaggatttttattttctttatacaaatatacaagacatctctgctgctgaaacTACAACACAGAGACTTAAGGAGAAGCTCCTCTGGAAAacacttgttttttaaaagcatttgagAATAAGAAGGCTGAAGGGGGGATGTTTGGAAATATGCAGTTGAATAACAGACAACCACCACAGAAGCACCACCTTCAGAGGAGGAGGCCTCTGAGTGCAGAATTCAAAAGACAGCCACGTAATGCTGCTGAAacagaacaaattaaaatactgcaggagttaaaataaagttttaatcTAGAACActtccacaaagaaaaaaaatttcaaataaattgaAAGATAACTCCTTGTTACCACCTGTGTATACCCAGGGGTTCCAATCACTGCTCCCCACTGCTCTAGTACCTATGTATAacataggagaaaaagaagcaagcaaCCTGAGCTCTTTACCACAGGCTTTGGTGTAGATCTGACCCTGCAGTCACCACTACTTTACACCCCAATTGCTATCTGCTTGCTTTAAAGTAACTGAAGCCCAGCTGTATTAAATTACAAACTCATTCCTATTTACAAGTCTAGTTTGAACCACAAACCAAACTCAACTGTTctgagaacaaaaaataaatctagaaGACTTGTGAAAAAATACTTAACTGGACAGTCTTAGGTCTTAAACAGGAACTTGGGAGCAGCTTTGTTTTTGCTAGTTACTACTGGTTTGCTTATGATGGCCAGGCTGCTCTCATTAgccaaaataaaaggaaaaatcacaCTTATCAGCATCAGGTATCAAAGCCCTCTCATGGAATCTTCCCTCTTGTGCGATTCAAAGTGAGAAGGCAACACTGGCAGGTCTCACCTTCCCAGCCTGTTCCTGCCTGCTCTGAAGCCTCTCACTGTACAGAGATACCTTGTAGATGGCTCAACAAATCATTCAGGAAGATCTGACAACAGTAACCCTGTTTCTTTGATACAAGTAACGCACACCCCCAGGTTCCGCCTTGCTGGGTCAAAGGCACCGCAGCACTTGCGGCTTTTTCCAAGCTACCTCCGGCACAGGTTTGCAGCTGCTTGGCAgctgaaatataaaattatttctcctctttgccCTTAGTCTTTCTGTAGACCATCTCTCGAAAGCTTGCAAGGAtcttattctctctcttcctcctctcctcctggtTGAAGGAAGCCAGAGCTCTCTTCTCATCCGCGCTGTAGATCTGGTTCTCCTTCCGCAGGCGCACGGCTTCCATCCGGCGgtgcctggggagcagagggtggTGCAGGGATGGGACACCCACCCACCACACCCAGCCCCCTCCCACACCTCACACTGTCTGGAGGGGCTTACAGATAAAGGTACCCACACTAAAGAGTCTGAGCTGCACACAAACCTCCCCAGGAAGGAGCGTTGCAGAGCAAGAAGCTGATCCCCGGGGGTGTCTGTGctcaggtagtgaggtggaggATTCACCTGCCCCAGAGTGTCAGCTGCTGGATTGCCAGAATTGAAGTGAAATTCTTGTTGGATTCATAGAGAAAAAAGTGCAGCCAGCATCTCATACTTTGATTTGTTTCCTGCAAAGAGCTAGCACGTCACCCCTGCTGTCCAGAGACCACCTCTGAGCCACCCGACACAAGCACCTCCTCATTTCAAGCACAAATTACAAGTGTATTtactgcaattaatttttttgctccTGAGGAGAAAGTGTCCTTAGCAAATCCTCATCATCTATCTACAGCAACAGGG
The Heliangelus exortis chromosome 14, bHelExo1.hap1, whole genome shotgun sequence DNA segment above includes these coding regions:
- the UPF3B gene encoding regulator of nonsense transcripts 3B; translated protein: MKEDKENARPKERRGPPAGPGTVLGTGTATGATAGTDGRTGGAELDRLERPKDKKETLSKVVIRRLPPSLTKEQLEEHLQPLPEHDYFEFFANDSSLYPHMFSRAYINFKNQEDIVLFRDRFDGYVFVDHKGQEYAAIVEFAPFQKAAKKKSKKKDAKTGTIEDDPEYKKFLESYSADDEKLTSTPETLLEEIEARNKELIAKKTTPLLNFLKNKQRLREEKREERRRRELERKRQREEERRKWKEEERRKRKEAEKLKKVDRCPEKERDRSKEEPKIKLLKKPEKDEKDLERKEKSKKLEKETLREEKNASSASAKRSDGETKEEKAKKSEDECVKDYRDRDRDFERDREYERAQREKLRRQEEERRRQRERFEKEKVFRRKEEEVKKERDLLREKGKKSDLTDFTSSTDKSEKVTKDDKKEDTIKRDRIRNKDRPAMQLYQPGARSRSRLCQYEDSAAKPTEQGAEKKQESESSNMKEEE
- the NDUFA1 gene encoding NADH dehydrogenase [ubiquinone] 1 alpha subcomplex subunit 1; the encoded protein is MPCAPAVRGRPGSAAEQCGGTGGDPGAAARMWYEILPGMAIMGICLSIPGLSTIFMHRLSNGGKEKRIARFPFQWVLMERDRRISGVNKYYVSKGLENID
- the AKAP14 gene encoding A-kinase anchor protein 14 translates to MENGRSSTEEHLPEQEEKDKETKCVIKDIQWTTGEDFTVERGKEQIEELISTWEVHESWLHWSEFLQEEELKDSKRYHYRVCWSMPTRRKPIPRATASIFFVIEISKLKPATSPVEVFFTLESSRLIHRPEQCRFREKWLKDIIENKLILMERSHLQNSSN